CGTAGTTTGTCTAATGAACAAATGCGCGAACTTCGCAAAGACGTACAAATTATTTTTCAAGATCCGTATTCTTCGTTAAATCCTCGCTTGACTGTTGGAAGTTCAATTATGGAGCCGATGCAGGTTCATAAGGTGTTAATGAATGACAAAGAACGGAAAGAGCGTGTATTAGAATTGCTTAGAAGGGTGAATTTAAAGGAGGAGCATTTCAATCGTTATCCGCATGAATTTTCTGGAGGGCAAAGACAGCGTATCTGCATTGCCCGTGCTTTGGCTCTGAATCCAAAGTTTATTATTTGTGATGAATCAGTTTCAGCTTTGGACGTATCTGTTCAGGCTCAGGTACTTAATTTGTTAATTGAACTTCGTGAAGAGTTTAATCTTACTTATATCTTCATTTCGCATGACCTTTCTGTCGTAAAATTCATTTCTGATCGTATGGTGGTAATGAAAAAAGGAAAGATTGAGGAAATGGGTGATCCTGAGAAGATTTACAATAATCCGCAACAGGAGTATACTAAAAGATTAATTGATGCAATTCCCAAAGGTAAACTGCTAAAAGTTTAATAAAGGTATCAAGGATGGATATATTACTCATTGCACTTGGGTTGGTTTGCATAATTGGCGGTTTCTTAGGGAGTTTTTTGCCTGTGTTGCCAGGCCCGCCGCTTAGTTGGCTGGGTTTGTTATTTCTTCATTTTACAGATAGGGTAGAGTACAGTGATAAGTTTTTAATATTTACCGCTGTAATTGTTTTGGTAGTAAGTATTCTTGATTACTACATTCCGGTATGGGGAACCAAACGGTCGGGTGGAACTCCTTATGGTCAACGTGGTGCTGC
Above is a window of Solitalea lacus DNA encoding:
- a CDS encoding DUF456 domain-containing protein, with translation MDILLIALGLVCIIGGFLGSFLPVLPGPPLSWLGLLFLHFTDRVEYSDKFLIFTAVIVLVVSILDYYIPVWGTKRSGGTPYGQRGAAVGLLVGVFLGPLGIILGPFVGAILGELIHDTSDWQKALKSGLGSFAGFIAGTAMKMIVSIIFAFYFIKDWFAASF